The stretch of DNA GGCCATTTTCCCCAAGAAAGAGTTATACCACCAAGTAATATCTACTTTCTCTTGCTTCTATATACTGAATGAGTTTGTTCATTCATGTTGATGTATCTGGACTCTTCTTTGATTAGGTTAAAGATACAATGAGGCTTCTTGGAGTAGTGAAATCATCTTCATTACTATCATCAAAGCTTGGGATTGGTGGTTCTGTGGGAAGTTGGATCATTGAAGAGTTCACTACCCAGTTGCGTGCAGTTTGTAAGATTGCATTGCAACGCCGTTCTAATTTGGCAACATTTCTGGAGACAAATGGTATTGTCCTGTTCTTCTGATTGACTTCCACCTTCCCCTTTCTTGGGATCCTGCTTGAGGATCTTTCACATTGCAAGACATTAGACATTAATATCTAGCTGTTGACTTTTTACGCAATAAGTTTACTAGGacattatatattttcttttcaagtGGTACATTTGTATGATAATACATCACTGCCATTGAATTGCTGCGACTGAACTGGTGGATTAACAATAGGAGAAGAACGAGAGAATAAATTTATCCTTTGTAGTTCAGTTCTGTTGAAATTTGATGCAGTTATGTGCTCCCTCATCATTTAAGCTTActcttgcaattttttttacttcGATTCTATGTGTTTCACGTTTTAATGTTAGAATATTCTGGATATATCTCGCTAATCTTTCCAGGATCAGAAGATATATCTAGAATCCTCCTACTGGAACGATTGAAGACACTGGTGTTGCTATAAATCAGGAAAAATAGAATGGTCTTGCCTGTTGTAAGTGTTCGTTTTCTATTTGTTATTGTTCTAATATTATGCTGCTGCTGGTGTAGGATCAGAAGTGGTGGATGCACTAATGCAAGTTCTATGGGGAATTTTGGATTTTGAGCAGCCTGACACACAAACCATGAACAACATTGTTATGTCTGCAGTTGAACTTATTTATTGCTATGCTGAATGCTTGGCTCTGCATGGAAATGATGCAGGAGTGCGCTCTGTGGCACCTGCTGTTGTATTACTCAAGAAGCTTCTCTTTTCGTCCAACGACATCATTGTTAAGGATCTGATACATTTCTTTTTCAGTTTGGCCATATCTTCAAGATTGCTTCAGGTCCCTTTTCCTAAGCAGACGATGTTAGCCACAGATGATGTCAATGAGAGTGTAGCATCGGTTCCTGGCCCTGTTGATACAAGTAGTGGAAATAACCCAGTCATGATAGAAGAAGACACTATTACCTCATCTGTTCAATACTGTTGTGATGGCTGCTCTACTGTGCCTATACTCAGGCGAAGATGGCATTGTACTGTCTGTCCTGATTTTGACTTGTGTGAGGCTTGCTATGAAGTACTAGATGCAGACAGACTTCCTCCACCACATTCTAGAGATCACTCGATGACAGCAATTCCAATTGAGGTGGATTCAGTTGGGGATGGCAATGAATTTCACTTTGCATCGGATGACGTTACTGACCCAAATCTGCTAGCCGTATCTGCTGAGAGAACTGTGCAGAATTCTCCATCAATTCATGTCTTGGAACCCAGTGATTCTGGAGAATTTGCTGCTTCCTTGACCGATCCTGTCTCAATTTCTGCTTCAAAACGGGAGATAAATTCCTTACTTCTCTCTGAGCTTCTGGAACAACTGAAAGGGTGGATGGATACAACATCAGGAATCCAAGCAATACCTGTTATGCAGCTTTTCTACAGGTTGTCATCTGCTGTGGGTGGACCTTTTATAGGCAGCTCAAAGCCAGATAGCCTAGATTTAGAGAAACTAATCAAGTGGTTTTTGGATGAGATAAATCTTGATAGGCCATTCGCAGCGAGAACTCGATCATCATTTGGTGAAGTGGCAATATTGGTCTTCATGTTTTTCACATTGATGCTTCGTAACTGGCATCAACCTGGTAGTGATGGTTCCATGCCAAGACAGAGTGGAGCTGTGGATATGCATGATAAGAATGTAATTGATTTTCCATCAACTGCTTCAACTACAGCTAAGACTTCAGCagatgagcaagagaagaaTGATTTTGCAACACAGCTTCTTCGAGCCTGTGATTCTCTTAGGCAGCAAGCTTTTGTAAATTATCTGATGGATATATTGCAGCAGCTTGTACATGTTTTCAAATCTCCTGTTAATAATGATGTGCATAATAATCTTGGGCCTGGTTGTGGGGCTCTGCTCACAGTACGTAGAGATTTACCAGCTGGTAACTTCTCACCATTCTTTTCTGATTCATATGCCAAGGCACATCGAGCGGATATTTTTATGGATTACCATAGGCTCTTGTTAGAGAATGCTTTCCGACTGGTGTATACCCTTGTTCGGCCCGAAAAGCATGACAAAACCGGGGAAAAAGAAAAGGTACACAAGCTGTCATATGGTAAGGATTTAAAGCTAGATGGGTATCAGGATGTTCTCTGCAGTTACATTAATAATCCTCATACAAATTTTGTGAGAAGATATGCCAGGAGGCTTTTCCTGCACCTCTGTGGGAGCAAGTCTCACTATTATAGCGTGCGGGACTCGTGGCAGTTCTCCAGTGAAGTGAAGAGACTCTATAAACATGTAAACAAGTCTGGTGGCTTCCAAAATAACCCTATCCCTTACGAAAGAAGTGTCAAGATTGTGAAGTGTCTTTCCACTATGGCAGAAGTAGCAGCTGCACGTCCTCGGAACTGGCAGAAATACTGTTTAAGGCATGGAGATATTCTATCATTCCTGATGAATggaatattttatttcagtGAAGAGTCTGTTATTCAGACTCTTAAACTTCTCAATTTTGCCTTCTACACAGGAAAGGATGTTGGTCATACTTCACAAAAGACAGAGTATGGAGACATAAGTTCAAATAAATCAGGCATCACATCTCAagaatcaaagaagaagaagaaaggtgaAGATGGAGCTGAATCTGGTTCAGAGAAGTCGTATTTGGATATGGAAGCTGCAGTGGAGGTCTTTACTGACAAGAGTGGCAATATCTTAAAGCAGTTCATAGATTGTTTCCTTTTGGAATGGAATTCAAGCACTGTTCGGGCAGAGGCAAAATCCGTATTATATGGTGCTTGGCATCATGCCAAATCAATGTTCAAAGAAACTTTGCTAACAGCCCTCTTGCAGAAAGTTAAGTTTCTCCCAATGTATGGCCAGAACATTGTAGAGTTCACAGAACTTGTGACTTGGTTGCTTGGAAGATCCCCTGATACTAGTTCAAAACACCAGATTTCTGAAATTGTGGACCGATCATTGACTCCTGATGTAATTAAGTGCATCTTTGAGACACTCCATTCACAGAATGAGTTGTTAGCTAACCATCCAAATTCTCGCATTTATAATACTTTGAGTGGCTTGGTTGAGTTTGATGGATACTATCTTGAGAGTGAACCTTGTGTTGCCTGCAGCTCTCCTGAAGTTCCTTACAGCAGGATGAAGCTGGAATCTCTAAAATCTGAAACAAAGTTCACTGATAACCGTATCATAGTGAAATGCACTGGTAGCTACACAATTCAGACTGTGATAATGAATGTTCATGATGCCAGAAAGTCAAAATCAGTGAAGGTTTTGAATCTATACTATAATAACAGGCCAGTTGCTGACTTGTCAGAGTTGAAAAATAACTGGTCTTTGTGGAAGCGTGCAAAAAGCTGTCATCTTGCTTTCAATCAGACTGAACTTAAAGTGGAATTTCCCATTCCCATTACAGCTTGCAACTTTATGATTGAATTAGATTCCTTCTATGAAAATCTTCAGGCATTGTCTCTTGAGCCATTGCAGTGCCCGCGTTGTAGTCGTCCTGTCACTGATAAGCATGGTATATGTGGCAATTGTCATGAAAATGCTTATCAATGCAGGCAATGTCGCAATATCAATTATGAGAATTTGGATTCCTTTTTATGCAACGAGTGTGGATACAGCAAATATGGGCGGtttgagtttaatttcatggcaaaacCCAGTTTTACATTTGATAACATGGAGAATGATGAAGATATGAAGAAGGGGCTAGCAGCAATAGAGTCCGAGTCAGAGAATGCTCATAGGCGATACCAGCAACTTTTGGGCTTCAAAAAGCCCTTGCTTAAAATTGTATCAAGCATTGGTGACAGTGAAATAGACTCGCAACAAAAGGATTCTGTGCAGCAAATGATGGTGTCTTTACCCGGACCATCTTGTAAAATCAATAGGAAAGTTGCTCTTCTTGGGGTGCTCTATGGTGAGAAGTGCAAAGCAGCTTTTGATTCTGTCAGCAAAAGTGTCCAGACACTGCAAGGGCTACGCAAGGTGCTGATGAATTATCTGCACCAAAAGCATTCTGATAATAGTGTGGCTTCAAGATTTGTGGTTTCTAGAACACCAAATAATTGTTATGGGTGCGCAACAACATTTGTGACACAATGCCTAGAATTGTTACAGGTGTTGGCAAAGCATCCAAATTCTAAGAAACAACTTGTTTCAGCCGGTATTTTGTCCGAGTTATTTGAGAATAACATTCATCAAGGTCCTAAAGCTGCTCGTGTACAAGCAAGGGCTGTACTTTGTTCTTTATCTGAAGGTGACGTGAATGCAGTAAGTGAATTGAACAGTCTGATACAAAAGAAAGTATTGTACTGCCTTGAGCATCATCGCTCGATGGACATTGCTGTGACTACACGTGAGGAGTTGCTATTACTTTCTGAGGTGTGTTCTTCAGCTGATGAGTTCTGGGAATCCAGGCTACGTGTTGTTTTTCAGTTACTGTTTTCTTCCATCAAGTTAGGTGCCAAGCATCCTGCCATCTCTGAGCACGTCATTCTTCCATGTCTGAGAATCATATCTCAGGCATGTACCCCCCCAAAGCCTGAGACACTAGACAAAGAGCAAGGCCTTGCAAAGTCTACTGTAAAGGTAAAGGATGAGAGTAATAAAAATGTATCAGGATCCTTGACTGGTGCTGTCTCTGTCAGTGGGACCAAAACATTGCCAGACTCCTCTGAAAGAAATTGGGACGTGACACCTAAGGCTCAAGATATCCAGTTGTTGAGCTATTCTGAGTGGGAGAGGGGAGCTTCTTATCTTGATTTTGTTAGAAGGCAATATAAAGTATCACAGGCAGTCAAAGGTATTGGCCAGAGGTCACGACCCCAAAGGCATGACTATCTGGCACTTAAATATGCTCTACGGTGGAAGCGTCGCACTGGTAAAGTAGCTAAAAGTGACTTATCGGTGTTTGAGTTGGGATCATGGGTCAAAGAGCTTGTTCTGAGTGCCTGTTCTCAATCCATTAGATCAGAGATGTGTATGTTGATAAGCTTGCTTTGCTCTCAAAGTTCATCCAGACAATATCGGTTGCTGAACCTAGTGGTTTCTTTGTTACCTGCAACACTTTTTGCTGGAGAAAGTGCGGCAGAATATTTTGAGTTACTATTCAAGATGATAGAGTCAGAGGATGCTCGTTTATTTTTTACTGTTCAGGGTTGTTTGCGTACAATCTGtactctaattacccaagaaGTGAGTAATGTTGAGTCTTTGGAAAGGAGTCTACATATTGATATATCTCAGGGTTTTATCCTTCATAAACTCATCGAGCTTCTTGGAAAATTTTTTGAGGTTCCAAACGTCAGATCCAGGTATGATTgctatttgaatatttttagttaaaatataaCTGTCATGAATCACTTACCTCAAAAGTTAAGATATTAAGtggaggatatatatatatatatatgtgtgtatatATGAAGACACCTTTCATACAAGAGCTTATTGTGAATATAAGTGCACTCTGCCTTTTTGAAATTCAGCTTTTTATAAGAATAAGGTGGCAATGATCAAACTCTCAACCATTTGGTTATGGAGGGCTTTGAACCATGTTAAACTGTCTCTCCCCTAATGCTTATGCTGTCATATAAAGGAATATGGgtatattttctaattaataattaattatcctTAGTAAAGAAAGGATTGAATTATTTTCATTGAACGCTTTCTTTCTTAAAGTGTGAAGAGGATGTGGCAATTTACCTGTAACATTTTGTTTTTGAATCTTCTCATTAATCTAGATCTTTATTACAGATTCATGCGAGACAACTTACTTTCTGAAATTCTTGAAGCCCTTATTGTAATTCGAGGTTTGATAGTTCAAAAGACAAAGTTGATTAGTGATTGCAATCGGCTCTTGAAAGATCTTTTGGATAGCCTCCTGCTAGAAAGCAGTGACAACAAGCGACAATTCATTAGGGCCTGCATCAATGGTTTGCAAATACACGGGGAAGAGAGAAAGGGGCGTACCTGTTTGGTATGGatggattttatttttcatttctctAACCATTATAGCTTGTTTCCTCTAATCACTTCGGGCAATTTTCTGTACAAGTTTACAACAAAGTTTCAATTTGGTTACAAATAAAGTTATTTCAAACTTATTCTGATCTATTCCTTCATTTGCAGTTTATATTGGAGCAGCTTTGCAACCTGATCTGCCCCTCCAAACCTGAGCCTGTATATTTGTTGGTCCTAAACAAGGCGCATACCCAAGAAGAGTTTATCAGGGGATCAATGACTAAGAATCCGTATTCCAGTTCTGAAATTGGGCCATTAATGCGTGATGTTAAGAACAAGATTTGCCATCAGTTGGATTTGTTAGGCCTTCTTGAGGATGACTATGGAATGGAGTTGCTAGTTGCTGGGAATATCATCTCTCTTGATTTGAGCATAGCCCAAGTCTATGAGCAAGTCTGGAAGAAGTCAAGTCAGTCTTCTAATGTGGCCAATTCCAACTTGTTGTCCCCAAATGCTGCCACCTCATCTAGAGAATGCCCACCTATGACAGTGACTTATCGACTTCAGGTTTGTTGCATTTGTTGAATATCTGATTCCCTCATTTATCACACTTTTTGGttgaatttattataatttttatgataacGATTTTCAGGGATTGGATGGTGAAGCAACTGAGCCTATGATTAAAGAGTTGGAGGAGGATAGAGAGGAGTCTCTGGATCCAGAGGTCGAATTTGCCATAGCAGGTGCTGTTCGGGAATGTGGTGGACTGGAGATATTATTGGGCATGATTCAGGTTGAGAGGAttatgttcttttgtattaCTTCAAAGAAAACTGATGTGGTTTGCCTAGCTTATTCATTTGTTTTTGGTTGAACTCCTATTGGCAGCAAGATTGATAATATAACTAACTCTCTTTTCCATTAATGTACAGCGTCTGCGAGATGATTTCAAGGCCAATCAGGAGCAATTGGTAGCAGTTCTTAATCTTCTTATGTACTGCTgcaaaattagagaaaacagACGAGCCTTGTTAAAGCTAGGTGCTTTAGGTTTACTTCTTGAGACGGCAAGGCGAGCTTTCTCAGTTGATGCCATGGAGCCAGCTGAAGGCATACTTTTAATTGTTGAAAGCCTGACATTAGAAGCAAATGAAAGTGACAATATTAGCATCACACAGGGTGGACTAACTGTCACTAATGAAGAATCTGGTACAGGTGAACAAGCCAAAAAGATAGTTCTTATGTTCTTGGAGAGATTATCGCATCCATCAGGCCtcaagaaatcaaacaaacaacaGAGGAACACAGAGATGGTTGCTCGAATATTGCCTTACTTGACTTATGGGGAACCTGCTGCAATGGAAGCTCTTATCCAGCATTTTAGTCCTTATTTACAGGATTGGGGTGCATTTGACCATGTGCAGAAACAATATTTGAACAATCCAAAGGATGATAATGTTGCTCAGAAAGCCGCAAAGCAGAGGTTTACACTGGAAAATTTTGTTAGGGTTTCAGAGTCACTAAAGACAAGCTCCTGTGGAGAGAGATTAAAGGGCATGATCCTAGAGAAGGGTATAACTAAAGCTGCAATGAGACATTTGAAAGACAGTTTTCCTGATGTGGGGCAAGCTGGATTTAAGAATAAGGATGAATGGGCACAGGGTTTAACACTACCATCTGTCCCTCTTATATTGTCTATGTTGAGAGGTTTGTCAATGGGGCATCTACTTACCCAAATATGTATCGATGAAGAAGGTATCCTACCCTTGTTGCATGCCTTGGAAGGGGTTTCAGGAGAAAATGAAATCGGGGCAAGGGCTGAAAATTTGTTGGACACTTTATCTAACAAGGAGGGTAAAGGAGATGGATTCTTAGAGGAGAAGGTTAGTAAGTTGCGACATGCGACTAGGGATGAAATGAGGCGCCGGGCTTTGCGCAAGAGAGAGGAGTTGCTTCAGGTATTTTACATTCTAAGAGTTCAATTTACCAAAGGTTGATTATACTACTACAGCAGTGTTAATGCTATTGATAGAGTTAAAATTTCCATATTTGTCCCGTGCTGAATCGTATTACTTTCTCATCCGATAACAGGGCCTTGGGATGCGTCAAGAGCTGTCTCCAGATGGAGGTGAGCGCATTCTTGTTGCCCGGCCTCTTCTTGAAGGTTTAGAAGATGTCCAGGAGGAGGAGGATGGATTGGCATGCATGGTATGCCGGGAAGGATATACTTTAAGACCCACTGATTTGCTGGGCGCTTACTCATATAGTAAGCGTGTGAATCTAGGCGTAGGTGCTTCTGGCAGTGCTCGTGGTGAATGTGTTTACACTACTGTAAGTTACTTCAATATTATTCATTTCCAGTGCCATCAAGAGGCCAAAAGAGCAGATGCTGGCTTGAGGAATCCTAAGAAAGAGTGGGATGGGGCAATGCTCAGAAACAACGAATCTCTCTGTAATTCTTTATTCCCTGTCCGAGGTCCATCTGTTCCACTCTCACAGTATGTGCGATATGTCGACCAGTACTGGGACAATCTTAATGCTCTTGGGCGTGCTGATGGAAGTAGACTTCGCCTGTTAACGTACGACATTGTTCTGGTATGTTATTCAGCTTCATCATTGTCTTCCTTTTTGTTACCAAACGATAAGGTTTGACGGACGAAGATTTAAAGGGAAAAACCTCTTAAAgaatgttgtttatgatagatGTGAATGATTGGTTCATTTAGATAACCTGTTTAACGGGGTCAAACATTTTCTTATAAGGATGTAAACGTATTTTTACACTAATTTCATTATATAACTTTTACGTATGTTCATGTTATTTCCTCCTTTTTGTAGATGTTAGCTCGATTTGCAACAGGGGCATCATTCAGTGCAGATAGCCGCGGTGGCGGACAGGAAAGCAATTCTCGGTTCCTTCCGTTCATGATTCAAATGGCACGCCATCTCCTTGATCAAGGAAGCTCCTCACAACGACGGACCATGGCCAGGGCTGTATCAGCATATCTAACCTCTTCCACGTCAGAGACAAGACCCTCTTCTCCACCTGGCACTCAATCTGCGTTGGGGACAGAAGAAACTGTCCAATTCATGATGGTGAACTCGCTCCTCTCGGAGTCTTACGAGTCTTGGAGGCAGCACCGCCGTGCTTTCCTGCAGCGTGGAATCTACCATGCATATCTGCAGCACACGCATGGTCGGTCAACAACTCGTCCAGCATCATCTGTATCAGCTTCTGCGGAAACTGGAAGCATGGACCAAAGCACCACAGCGGAATCAGAACAGAAACAGAATGATGATCTTTTGTCGATCATTCGTCCAATGCTTGTTTACACAGGCTTGATTGAGCAGCTGCAGCATTTCTTCAAGGTCAAGAAGTTGGCGAGCACGGCACCCATGAAGACTGAAGGCCCGTCATCGGCAGAAGGGGAGGATGAAAGTAGCAACTTGGAAGGCTGGGAAGTGTTGATGAAAGAACGGTTATTGAATGTGAAAGAGCTTCTCGGGTTCCCCAAGGAGATGCTGTCCTGGCTTGATGAGATTAATTCTGCCGATGATCTGCAAGAGGCTTTTGACATAGTCGGCGTTCTAGCGGACGTGTTGTCCGGCGGGTTCACTCGGTGTGAAGACTTTGTTATGGCTGCAATTAATGCAGGCAAAAGCTGAAGAAATTTTCATTTCCCTTTTGAGGTTGAAGATATAAACCCTCGTTAATGTAGAACGCTTGTGTACTATTAATATTCTTGTTACAACGCTGAAGCTGATGGAAATTGAAAGAGAATGTTGAATATGTGTCACTTAAAGATACTCGTCTCAAT from Arachis duranensis cultivar V14167 chromosome 4, aradu.V14167.gnm2.J7QH, whole genome shotgun sequence encodes:
- the LOC107486562 gene encoding LOW QUALITY PROTEIN: auxin transport protein BIG (The sequence of the model RefSeq protein was modified relative to this genomic sequence to represent the inferred CDS: inserted 1 base in 1 codon) is translated as MAESLKHLAKALFSDQSQQLPSISGESLLQKLRSDDTIRSGLTAFYSVLRRGVEPTGGASSSLRFQSWNASQIQAICSFACTIASASRSLSVEEAEGILVAIVQQSVEFAVCYLEKSGFDDDDNELGLVQNIMHLLEIALVDEMNILADVSQPASALVDLLPIVDDCSGYVMDDHRKCHLEGFRCSKEEKSMEWLLKTLASEPVFHDRNESGSSELTDYQHLSSFVFLCQHSAVVHGKCTPRLILLCSKLAKINDVSDDKEVGQNFRKRLSLILRILKILGSLIKDVLYVEYDASLVRAIASFADTLSNLFRVKHEFVNTYAIIEGSLESIILMVVEEFLHNVQVIFGSSSIVQNIEACIIASMLESLDSSFWTYDKSATNLKPPLSYFPRFVLYMLKLINDLKRQRQQVSFDWKDFNVELFSSSTDSQNSSPSCRVYQESVPLLKHYTFEELLKLIFPASSLWIGNLMQLALFLHSEGLKLKPKIERSCSSFSKVAGASEQENAVCHEDEALFGDLFSETARSVGSTDGCEQPGTASVSSTNYQNFPIQAAIELLNFLKTCIFSPEWSPSLYEDACKKLSTADMDILLSLLNCQGCCSEENVSDTSTPSHEGRRIGHVHELCFDILHNVLTNHALNDFLEDYLLEKMLTVENGAFSYNDRMLTLLTHTLFCSVGSAGSKLRNKICEGYASFVCEKVKSVSRKCPSIDDLVGTLPSLFHIEVVLMAFHLSSELEKATMANLIFSNLQEVAKQVLDLNSSLLTCWALVVSRLILVLRHMIFHQQKCPSSLLVDVRSKLREATLSASSIPNKMNDHLSSWSLTALRNVAGGLLGQDMNVSSLIGQLIDVSRSSGSLGRDDLAIDILNLNWKDIHVTFSQILGFWGQKMAATVEDLIVERYIFTLCWDIPYVVSEADHSVPSWSSDNSVDLSNMLXEGTEELGWDFLRTGMWLSLVLSFTHVGILGYCMDKAISVQGLGWTENAFGEEKYVELAGSMISSLVESGKFACLISALSSLLDKYLQAHQKAFLGSLSYQQKPASDFSPFLLMKHTGIDKSLQDELLERSGCNEGELQSVVGLIPQLDAAVDKKASGVLPKAYWECMLHGFPCHLSTPSATLLSCALSIRGIICVLDGLFRITAGRKVDLDIEVLGQILDAVMIIKYDRIFESVHGKCDAVYQIIGAELEWSSYADLILMKQMEGFLKDINSRGEGHDSVQEWIICRIIEILSGTRKDPSKSAVFHFYLGIENVPGQISRHLQLHNGDCLVLIDSLDTCYSESVNVKVLDFFVDHLSGEQFPDLKLRIQRKFLGRDVHMVSKWLEKRLLGSIIKLDTGICAKGTSISLRESTMNFILCLLSPTSEQSKELQHHIFNSLLLSLDAAFLQFDILAAKSYFSFIVQISRGESLMKQLLKRTVVLMDKLVGNENLLPGLKFLFGFIEIVLSDCKSGKISLQRTTKKCSSSSSLGIGHVSARPVGSRKDSDTFILSANQEGGSTSLECDATSVDEDEDDATSDGEVLSIDKEDEEDASSERALASKVCTFTSSGSNFMEQHWYFCYTCDLTVSKGCCSVCAKVCHRGHRVVYSRSSRFFCDCGAGGVRGSSCQCLKPRKFTGDSGAPVRGSNAFQSFLPFSEDGDQLPDSDSEFEDDNSSDIDNSLRLSIPKELQEDIPSLMEELDVESHVLNLCSSLMQLIISRRESHHSKDKKISLGEDKVISHGVDLLQLKKAYKGGSLDLKIKVDYSNAKELKSHLASGSLVKSLLSVSVRGRLAVGEGDKVAIYDVGQLIGQATISPVTADKTNLKPLSKNIVRFEIVQLVFNPVVENYLVVAGYEDCQVLTLNHRGEVIDRLAIELALQGAYIRRVDWVPGSQVQLMVVTNRFVKIYDLSLDNISPMHYFTLSNDTIVDAILYPASQGRMFLIVLSENGYIFRLELPVKGNVGSMPLKEHVQLLGKEIHSKGSSLYFSSTYKLLFISFQDGTTLIGRPSSDASSIVELSSVYEELESKLRPAGVHHWKELLAGSGLFVCLSTVKSNTALAVSMGECEILAQSMRHSMGSTSPIVGMTAYKPLLKDKIHCFVLHDDGSLQIYSHAPAGADAGAIAASEKVKKLGSGILNKAYAGTNPEFPLDFFEKTVCITPDVKLGGDAIRNGDFEGAKQSLVNEDGFLESPSPAGFKISVFNSNPDIVMVGLRVHVGNTSASHIPSSISIFQRVTKLDEGMRSWYDIPFTVAESLLADEEFTISVGPTFNGSTLPRIDSLEVYGRAKDEFGWKEKMDAVLDMEARVLGSHSAVAGSGKKRRSMQSAPIQEQVLGDGLKLIAKFYSSCRQQSCSRLEEAKAELGKLKCRQLLETIFESDREPILQASASCVLQAIFPKKELYHQVKDTMRLLGVVKSSSLLSSKLGIGGSVGSWIIEEFTTQLRAVCKIALQRRSNLATFLETNGSEVVDALMQVLWGILDFEQPDTQTMNNIVMSAVELIYCYAECLALHGNDAGVRSVAPAVVLLKKLLFSSNDIIVKDLIHFFFSLAISSRLLQVPFPKQTMLATDDVNESVASVPGPVDTSSGNNPVMIEEDTITSSVQYCCDGCSTVPILRRRWHCTVCPDFDLCEACYEVLDADRLPPPHSRDHSMTAIPIEVDSVGDGNEFHFASDDVTDPNLLAVSAERTVQNSPSIHVLEPSDSGEFAASLTDPVSISASKREINSLLLSELLEQLKGWMDTTSGIQAIPVMQLFYRLSSAVGGPFIGSSKPDSLDLEKLIKWFLDEINLDRPFAARTRSSFGEVAILVFMFFTLMLRNWHQPGSDGSMPRQSGAVDMHDKNVIDFPSTASTTAKTSADEQEKNDFATQLLRACDSLRQQAFVNYLMDILQQLVHVFKSPVNNDVHNNLGPGCGALLTVRRDLPAGNFSPFFSDSYAKAHRADIFMDYHRLLLENAFRLVYTLVRPEKHDKTGEKEKVHKLSYGKDLKLDGYQDVLCSYINNPHTNFVRRYARRLFLHLCGSKSHYYSVRDSWQFSSEVKRLYKHVNKSGGFQNNPIPYERSVKIVKCLSTMAEVAAARPRNWQKYCLRHGDILSFLMNGIFYFSEESVIQTLKLLNFAFYTGKDVGHTSQKTEYGDISSNKSGITSQESKKKKKGEDGAESGSEKSYLDMEAAVEVFTDKSGNILKQFIDCFLLEWNSSTVRAEAKSVLYGAWHHAKSMFKETLLTALLQKVKFLPMYGQNIVEFTELVTWLLGRSPDTSSKHQISEIVDRSLTPDVIKCIFETLHSQNELLANHPNSRIYNTLSGLVEFDGYYLESEPCVACSSPEVPYSRMKLESLKSETKFTDNRIIVKCTGSYTIQTVIMNVHDARKSKSVKVLNLYYNNRPVADLSELKNNWSLWKRAKSCHLAFNQTELKVEFPIPITACNFMIELDSFYENLQALSLEPLQCPRCSRPVTDKHGICGNCHENAYQCRQCRNINYENLDSFLCNECGYSKYGRFEFNFMAKPSFTFDNMENDEDMKKGLAAIESESENAHRRYQQLLGFKKPLLKIVSSIGDSEIDSQQKDSVQQMMVSLPGPSCKINRKVALLGVLYGEKCKAAFDSVSKSVQTLQGLRKVLMNYLHQKHSDNSVASRFVVSRTPNNCYGCATTFVTQCLELLQVLAKHPNSKKQLVSAGILSELFENNIHQGPKAARVQARAVLCSLSEGDVNAVSELNSLIQKKVLYCLEHHRSMDIAVTTREELLLLSEVCSSADEFWESRLRVVFQLLFSSIKLGAKHPAISEHVILPCLRIISQACTPPKPETLDKEQGLAKSTVKVKDESNKNVSGSLTGAVSVSGTKTLPDSSERNWDVTPKAQDIQLLSYSEWERGASYLDFVRRQYKVSQAVKGIGQRSRPQRHDYLALKYALRWKRRTGKVAKSDLSVFELGSWVKELVLSACSQSIRSEMCMLISLLCSQSSSRQYRLLNLVVSLLPATLFAGESAAEYFELLFKMIESEDARLFFTVQGCLRTICTLITQEVSNVESLERSLHIDISQGFILHKLIELLGKFFEVPNVRSRFMRDNLLSEILEALIVIRGLIVQKTKLISDCNRLLKDLLDSLLLESSDNKRQFIRACINGLQIHGEERKGRTCLFILEQLCNLICPSKPEPVYLLVLNKAHTQEEFIRGSMTKNPYSSSEIGPLMRDVKNKICHQLDLLGLLEDDYGMELLVAGNIISLDLSIAQVYEQVWKKSSQSSNVANSNLLSPNAATSSRECPPMTVTYRLQGLDGEATEPMIKELEEDREESLDPEVEFAIAGAVRECGGLEILLGMIQRLRDDFKANQEQLVAVLNLLMYCCKIRENRRALLKLGALGLLLETARRAFSVDAMEPAEGILLIVESLTLEANESDNISITQGGLTVTNEESGTGEQAKKIVLMFLERLSHPSGLKKSNKQQRNTEMVARILPYLTYGEPAAMEALIQHFSPYLQDWGAFDHVQKQYLNNPKDDNVAQKAAKQRFTLENFVRVSESLKTSSCGERLKGMILEKGITKAAMRHLKDSFPDVGQAGFKNKDEWAQGLTLPSVPLILSMLRGLSMGHLLTQICIDEEGILPLLHALEGVSGENEIGARAENLLDTLSNKEGKGDGFLEEKVSKLRHATRDEMRRRALRKREELLQGLGMRQELSPDGGERILVARPLLEGLEDVQEEEDGLACMVCREGYTLRPTDLLGAYSYSKRVNLGVGASGSARGECVYTTVSYFNIIHFQCHQEAKRADAGLRNPKKEWDGAMLRNNESLCNSLFPVRGPSVPLSQYVRYVDQYWDNLNALGRADGSRLRLLTYDIVLMLARFATGASFSADSRGGGQESNSRFLPFMIQMARHLLDQGSSSQRRTMARAVSAYLTSSTSETRPSSPPGTQSALGTEETVQFMMVNSLLSESYESWRQHRRAFLQRGIYHAYLQHTHGRSTTRPASSVSASAETGSMDQSTTAESEQKQNDDLLSIIRPMLVYTGLIEQLQHFFKVKKLASTAPMKTEGPSSAEGEDESSNLEGWEVLMKERLLNVKELLGFPKEMLSWLDEINSADDLQEAFDIVGVLADVLSGGFTRCEDFVMAAINAGKS